A window of Streptomyces sp. SAI-127 contains these coding sequences:
- a CDS encoding CGNR zinc finger domain-containing protein produces MNLDHVFVCGNPALDFAATLRARRSTRFEMFAAPERLDAWYRESGVVDAVSPSSEADVEQATTVREAVYQLVTARRLGEGYDTGALAVLNSAARKPPAVPQLTPSGRWTQADPEEALSTVARLAVELLSGPDVPLIKECGNPECTRIYIDRSRGMRRQWCGMESCGNKIKAAAYRARKKSVSP; encoded by the coding sequence GTGAACCTCGACCATGTCTTCGTGTGCGGCAACCCGGCCCTCGACTTCGCCGCGACGCTCCGGGCGCGGCGTTCGACGCGCTTCGAGATGTTCGCCGCGCCGGAGAGGCTCGACGCATGGTATCGGGAGTCCGGCGTCGTCGACGCGGTCTCCCCGAGCAGCGAGGCCGACGTCGAGCAGGCGACGACCGTACGGGAAGCCGTGTACCAGCTGGTGACCGCCCGCCGGCTCGGTGAGGGGTACGACACCGGGGCGCTGGCCGTGCTCAACAGCGCGGCCCGCAAGCCGCCCGCGGTGCCCCAGCTCACGCCGTCCGGGCGGTGGACGCAGGCCGACCCGGAAGAAGCGCTCTCCACGGTGGCCCGCCTCGCGGTGGAACTCCTGAGCGGCCCCGACGTACCCCTGATCAAGGAGTGCGGCAACCCCGAGTGCACCCGCATCTACATCGACCGCTCCCGGGGCATGCGCCGGCAGTGGTGCGGCATGGAGTCGTGCGGCAACAAGATCAAGGCCGCGGCGTACCGGGCCCGGAAGAAGAGCGTCAGCCCGTGA
- a CDS encoding alpha-galactosidase translates to MTAAVGTLERSRLWSHPELRLHAVVDATGSVRLGAPDQDWAGLVPLVEVTATGHGRLWSGERFIETAIGDRLTYRDHETVREGSKERTTIRLADPETGLVAEVVLETAPGAGFLRSRVRLVNEGSTPLRLESVSTLTVGGITDVAGGLDGLTLHWADNDWLAECRWRNASFRDQVVPLSRPAHGHEGRGCFERFSQGSWSTGRHLPMGALTDLSGRTWLWQIESSAGWRFESGEREGAAYVALFGPDDAHHQWQHTLAPGEDFHTVPAVLVRGETGGLDAAFGELTDYRRLIRRDHPDLRALPVIYNDYMNTLMGDPTTDKLLPLVEAAGRAGAEVFVIDAGWYDDDAQGWWDAVGAWQAARGRFPGGIQEVLDAIRGHGMVPGLWLEPEVVGVRSPLADSLPPEAFFRRGGLRVTEHGRHHLDLRHPAARAHLDAVVDRLVGEWGVGYLKLDYNINIGPGTENGPESPGAGLLGHHRAHLDWMSALLDRHPGLVLENCGSGGLRMDYAQLAVTQLQSTSDQQDLLRYPPIAAAAATAAAPEQAAVWAYPQPDHTPDRIAFTLTGALLGRIHLSGFLDRMDAEQFELVRSAIRVYKDIRPEIADARPFWPLGLPGWEDGWIAHGLRGRDATLVAVWRRDRTDAPERRTLTLSHLRCVESRPEVLQPTTADATVEWDAAEGKLTVGLPRTDTAVLLRLATTV, encoded by the coding sequence TTGACCGCAGCCGTCGGAACACTCGAGAGATCCCGCCTCTGGTCGCACCCGGAGCTCAGGCTGCATGCCGTCGTGGACGCCACGGGCTCGGTCCGGCTGGGGGCGCCCGACCAGGACTGGGCCGGTCTGGTCCCGCTCGTCGAGGTCACCGCCACCGGGCACGGACGCCTGTGGTCGGGGGAGCGCTTCATCGAGACCGCGATCGGCGACCGCCTGACCTACCGCGACCACGAGACGGTCCGGGAGGGGAGCAAGGAGCGTACGACGATCCGGCTCGCGGACCCCGAGACCGGCCTGGTCGCCGAGGTGGTCCTGGAGACGGCTCCGGGTGCCGGTTTCCTGCGCTCGCGGGTGCGTCTGGTCAACGAGGGCAGCACACCCCTCCGGCTCGAGAGCGTGAGCACCCTGACCGTCGGCGGCATCACCGACGTGGCCGGCGGTCTCGACGGACTGACCCTGCACTGGGCGGACAACGACTGGCTCGCCGAGTGCCGTTGGCGCAACGCCTCCTTCCGTGACCAGGTCGTCCCGCTGAGCCGGCCCGCGCACGGTCACGAGGGGCGCGGCTGTTTCGAGCGCTTCTCGCAAGGGAGTTGGTCCACCGGCCGGCACCTGCCGATGGGGGCGCTCACCGACCTCTCCGGCCGCACCTGGCTGTGGCAGATCGAGTCCAGCGCGGGCTGGCGCTTCGAGTCCGGCGAACGCGAAGGCGCCGCCTACGTCGCCCTGTTCGGACCCGACGACGCCCACCACCAGTGGCAGCACACCCTCGCGCCCGGCGAGGACTTCCACACCGTTCCCGCCGTCCTCGTCCGCGGTGAGACGGGCGGTCTCGACGCCGCCTTCGGTGAACTCACCGACTACCGCAGGCTGATCCGCCGCGACCACCCCGACCTCCGCGCCCTGCCGGTGATCTACAACGACTACATGAACACCCTCATGGGCGACCCGACCACCGACAAGCTCCTGCCGCTCGTCGAGGCGGCGGGGAGGGCCGGCGCCGAGGTCTTCGTCATCGACGCCGGGTGGTACGACGACGACGCCCAGGGCTGGTGGGACGCCGTCGGCGCGTGGCAGGCCGCCCGGGGCCGTTTCCCCGGCGGCATCCAGGAGGTGCTGGACGCGATCCGGGGGCACGGCATGGTCCCGGGGCTGTGGCTGGAGCCCGAAGTCGTGGGCGTGCGCAGCCCGTTGGCCGACAGCCTGCCTCCCGAGGCGTTCTTCCGGCGCGGCGGCCTGCGCGTGACGGAACACGGACGGCACCACCTGGACCTGCGCCACCCCGCCGCCCGCGCCCACCTCGACGCGGTCGTGGACCGGCTGGTCGGAGAGTGGGGCGTCGGGTACCTCAAGCTCGACTACAACATCAACATCGGACCCGGCACGGAGAACGGCCCGGAGAGTCCCGGCGCCGGTCTGCTGGGCCACCACCGCGCCCACCTCGACTGGATGTCCGCCCTCCTGGACCGGCATCCCGGCCTGGTCCTGGAGAACTGCGGCTCAGGCGGTCTGCGCATGGACTACGCCCAACTAGCCGTCACCCAGCTCCAGTCCACCAGCGACCAGCAGGACCTGCTGCGCTACCCGCCCATCGCCGCGGCCGCCGCCACCGCCGCGGCCCCCGAACAGGCCGCGGTGTGGGCCTACCCGCAGCCCGACCACACCCCCGACAGGATCGCGTTCACCCTCACCGGCGCACTGCTGGGCCGGATCCATCTCTCCGGCTTCCTCGACCGCATGGACGCCGAGCAGTTCGAGCTCGTCCGCTCCGCGATCCGGGTGTACAAGGACATCCGGCCGGAGATCGCCGACGCCCGTCCCTTCTGGCCGCTGGGCCTGCCGGGCTGGGAGGACGGCTGGATCGCCCACGGGCTGCGGGGGCGCGACGCGACGCTCGTCGCGGTGTGGCGGCGGGATCGGACCGACGCCCCGGAGCGCCGTACGCTCACGCTTTCCCACCTGCGCTGCGTCGAGTCCAGGCCGGAGGTGCTTCAGCCCACGACGGCCGACGCCACGGTGGAGTGGGACGCGGCCGAGGGGAAGCTCACCGTCGGCTTGCCGCGCACCGACACGGCCGTACTGCTCAGGCTGGCCACGACCGTCTGA
- a CDS encoding LacI family DNA-binding transcriptional regulator — protein sequence MTPVGGQGQSPGAPRAVDVARLAGVSQKTVSRVFNGERYVSADVRGRVLQAAEELGYRLNGAARALASGRTRSIGVVALGTALYGPASLLIGIERAARDAGYALRVVNTREGDPAGVAGAVESLLEQGVDGIVVSEPIDEGSVPLRVDVPVLILGAPATFGGPRAVAAGVGAESLARAATEHLLDLGHVTVHHLAGPQRWFAARDRLLGWRAALAERDREQPPVIEGDWSASSGYAAGRELAAAGDVTAVFAANDDMAVGLVRALLEAGLRVPEDVSVVGFDDIPVSAYVTPPLTTVRQPFDAVAREGLRLLVQAIEKPDAEPAPATDPPVELVVRASTAPPPTGGRRPSGWRGTGGA from the coding sequence ATGACGCCAGTGGGAGGACAGGGCCAGAGCCCTGGCGCGCCGCGTGCCGTGGATGTGGCCAGGCTGGCCGGCGTCTCGCAGAAGACGGTCTCGCGGGTCTTCAACGGCGAGCGGTACGTGTCGGCCGACGTGCGGGGACGGGTGCTGCAAGCCGCGGAGGAACTCGGCTACCGGCTGAACGGCGCGGCCCGGGCCCTGGCCTCCGGACGTACCCGCTCGATCGGCGTGGTCGCGCTCGGAACCGCCCTGTACGGCCCCGCCTCCCTGCTCATCGGCATCGAGCGGGCCGCCCGGGACGCGGGATACGCGCTCCGGGTGGTCAACACGCGGGAGGGCGATCCGGCGGGTGTCGCGGGGGCCGTGGAGTCGCTCCTCGAACAGGGCGTGGACGGCATCGTCGTGTCCGAACCGATCGACGAGGGTTCGGTGCCGCTCAGGGTCGACGTCCCGGTCCTGATCCTCGGCGCGCCCGCGACGTTCGGGGGCCCGCGCGCGGTGGCGGCAGGCGTCGGTGCGGAGTCACTGGCGCGGGCGGCCACCGAACACCTGCTGGACCTCGGGCATGTGACGGTCCATCATCTGGCCGGTCCGCAAAGGTGGTTCGCCGCCCGGGACCGTCTCCTGGGCTGGCGGGCGGCGCTCGCGGAACGTGACAGGGAACAGCCGCCCGTCATCGAGGGCGACTGGTCGGCCTCGTCCGGCTACGCGGCGGGCCGCGAACTCGCCGCCGCCGGTGATGTCACCGCGGTGTTCGCCGCCAACGACGACATGGCCGTCGGCCTGGTCCGCGCACTGCTGGAAGCGGGCCTGCGCGTGCCGGAGGACGTGAGTGTCGTCGGCTTCGACGACATCCCCGTCTCCGCCTATGTCACCCCACCGCTGACCACCGTGCGCCAGCCGTTCGACGCCGTGGCCCGGGAAGGGCTGCGGCTGCTGGTGCAGGCCATCGAGAAACCGGACGCCGAGCCGGCCCCGGCGACCGACCCTCCGGTCGAGCTCGTCGTACGCGCCTCGACGGCGCCCCCGCCGACGGGCGGGCGGCGGCCATCCGGATGGAGAGGCACCGGCGGCGCCTGA